The Crocosphaera subtropica ATCC 51142 genome includes a window with the following:
- a CDS encoding DUF427 domain-containing protein, with the protein MAIAIWNGVILAESNQCEMVEGNYYFPPDSINKQYFKESDTHTTCFWKGQASYYTIEVNGQENKDAAWYYPTPKEKAQNIKDYVAFWKGVQIEK; encoded by the coding sequence ATGGCAATAGCAATTTGGAATGGTGTTATTCTAGCGGAAAGTAATCAATGCGAAATGGTAGAAGGAAATTACTATTTTCCTCCTGATTCCATTAATAAACAGTATTTTAAAGAAAGTGATACCCATACTACTTGTTTCTGGAAAGGACAAGCCAGTTACTATACCATTGAAGTCAATGGACAGGAAAATAAAGACGCTGCTTGGTATTATCCTACCCCCAAAGAGAAAGCGCAAAATATTAAAGATTATGTTGCTTTCTGGAAGGGAGTTCAAATTGAAAAATAG
- a CDS encoding FAD-dependent monooxygenase produces MQEEITIIGAGIGGLTLACALEKKGIGFQLYEQADSFEALGYGIQVSPNVVRVLWELGLQKQLEIISHRCLGFELRSFKSDKTLAKWQLDNELPYYQCRRADLHSLLFNAIQDKHRIHFAQRLQSYEKKGSQLSLDWQNSQPTTAKALVAADGVHSLVRRSLFPQYQAQYAGYAAYRAILPFQDRYSSLWGKATVWMGNNHHVVVYPNGNQRNSTSWLNLVLVVKDRNWNEQGWMIPAPKKAVAQAFVNQSEELNVILEDMVASAEPCFKWGLFIHQPLPYWSQGQVTLLGDAAHPMLPFQAQGAAMAIEDAYILAEYLANEKDIEKAFIKYQRTRIKRATKVQQVSRNNADIFHASGAKAAIRNFALDLVSRIAPNLLNQKTAWIYNYDIKTSC; encoded by the coding sequence ATGCAAGAAGAAATTACCATAATTGGTGCTGGTATTGGTGGTTTAACTTTAGCTTGTGCTTTAGAAAAAAAAGGCATTGGTTTTCAACTATACGAACAAGCAGATTCGTTTGAAGCGTTAGGGTACGGGATTCAAGTTAGTCCTAATGTGGTTCGAGTGTTGTGGGAATTGGGTCTACAAAAACAGCTAGAAATCATCTCTCATCGTTGTTTGGGTTTTGAATTGCGCTCTTTTAAATCCGACAAGACTTTAGCCAAATGGCAATTGGACAACGAATTACCTTATTATCAATGTCGACGGGCTGATTTGCACTCTTTACTATTCAATGCTATCCAAGATAAGCATAGAATTCATTTTGCCCAACGTTTGCAGTCTTATGAAAAAAAAGGTAGTCAACTATCTCTTGACTGGCAAAATTCCCAACCGACAACAGCAAAAGCATTGGTAGCAGCAGATGGGGTTCATTCTCTTGTCAGGCGATCGCTTTTTCCTCAATATCAAGCTCAATACGCTGGCTATGCTGCTTACAGAGCAATTTTACCCTTTCAAGATAGATATAGTTCTCTCTGGGGTAAAGCAACGGTTTGGATGGGAAACAATCATCATGTCGTAGTTTATCCTAATGGTAATCAACGAAACTCAACATCTTGGCTCAATTTAGTTTTAGTGGTCAAAGATCGAAACTGGAATGAGCAAGGTTGGATGATTCCTGCACCGAAAAAAGCAGTGGCTCAAGCGTTTGTTAATCAATCAGAAGAACTCAATGTGATTTTAGAGGATATGGTAGCCAGTGCTGAACCTTGCTTTAAATGGGGATTATTTATCCATCAACCTCTACCCTATTGGTCACAAGGTCAAGTAACATTATTAGGGGATGCGGCACACCCGATGCTTCCATTTCAGGCACAAGGAGCAGCCATGGCTATAGAGGATGCTTACATTTTAGCGGAGTATCTAGCTAATGAAAAGGATATAGAAAAAGCTTTCATTAAGTATCAACGCACCCGAATCAAACGGGCTACAAAAGTGCAGCAAGTCTCTAGGAATAATGCAGATATATTTCACGCTTCAGGAGCTAAAGCAGCTATTAGAAATTTTGCTTTGGATTTAGTATCCAGGATTGCTCCTAATTTACTTAACCAAAAAACAGCTTGGATTTATAATTATGACATAAAAACGAGTTGTTAA
- a CDS encoding AAA family ATPase, producing MRDKIVALTDNLSRTIVGKEKPIRLVMVALLSGGHALLEDVPGVGKTLLAKSLARSINGRFQRVQCTPDLLPTDVTGTNIWNPNSREFEFLPGPVFANVLLADEINRATPRTQSALLEVMEEKQVTVDGEARQVPKPFFVIATQNPVEYQGTFPLPEAQMDRFTISLSMGYPSEAEELQMLQKQLQRVKVEELEPCISLEDVQELQRLTSLVKVTPSLQQYMLSIVRATRTDDDISLGVSPRGTVALQRATQAVAFLQERDYATPDDVKYVAPHVLSHRLIVANGRQPQAIIERLLRSQAVEPELMAA from the coding sequence ATGAGAGATAAAATTGTTGCCCTCACAGATAATCTAAGTCGTACAATTGTTGGTAAAGAAAAGCCCATTCGTCTCGTTATGGTTGCTTTATTAAGTGGGGGACACGCATTACTCGAAGACGTTCCGGGTGTAGGGAAAACCCTTCTAGCCAAGTCCCTAGCCCGTTCCATTAACGGACGATTTCAACGGGTTCAATGTACCCCTGACTTACTCCCTACCGACGTAACAGGCACTAACATCTGGAACCCCAATAGTCGAGAATTTGAATTTTTGCCCGGCCCTGTATTTGCTAACGTTTTACTAGCCGATGAAATTAACCGCGCTACCCCTAGAACCCAGTCTGCCTTGTTAGAAGTGATGGAAGAGAAACAGGTAACTGTCGATGGAGAAGCGCGTCAAGTCCCTAAACCCTTCTTTGTTATCGCCACTCAAAACCCCGTAGAATACCAGGGAACCTTTCCTCTTCCTGAAGCCCAAATGGATCGCTTTACTATTTCTTTAAGTATGGGTTATCCTAGTGAAGCCGAAGAACTGCAAATGTTACAAAAACAATTGCAACGGGTTAAGGTCGAGGAACTAGAACCTTGTATTTCCTTAGAAGATGTGCAAGAGTTACAACGGTTGACCAGCCTGGTCAAAGTGACCCCATCCTTACAGCAATATATGCTTAGTATTGTGCGAGCTACTCGTACTGATGATGACATTAGCTTAGGGGTGAGTCCTCGTGGTACTGTGGCTTTACAACGGGCTACCCAAGCAGTGGCATTTCTCCAAGAAAGAGACTATGCTACCCCAGACGACGTTAAATATGTCGCGCCTCATGTCCTATCTCATCGTCTTATCGTCGCCAACGGCCGTCAGCCCCAAGCTATCATTGAACGGTTATTGCGATCGCAAGCCGTAGAACCCGAACTCATGGCCGCCTAA
- a CDS encoding methyltransferase domain-containing protein, giving the protein MYLYYTLGLIALLVVIGIVVYLITPRSYESSETVANSYDEWTQDGILEFYWGEHIHLGHYGSPPRRKDFLQAKADFVHEMAKWGGLDKLPAGTTVLDVGCGIGGSSRILAKEYGFEVTGVTISPKQVQRATELTPEDVSAKFQVDDALALSFPDNSFDVVWSIEAGPHMPDKAKYASEMMRVLKPGGILVVADWNQRDDRQKPLNFWEKPVMRQLLDQWSHPAFSSIEGFSEQIAETGLVEGEVVTADWTKETLPSWLDSIWQGIIRPEGLIKFGFSGFIKSLREVPTMLLMRLGFGAGLCRFGMFRAVKSPSVSQSTQTATTETVNA; this is encoded by the coding sequence ATGTACTTATATTACACTCTTGGATTAATAGCATTACTGGTAGTCATTGGCATTGTTGTCTACCTAATCACTCCCCGCAGTTATGAATCGTCTGAAACAGTCGCTAATTCTTATGACGAATGGACTCAAGACGGAATTTTAGAATTTTACTGGGGTGAACATATCCATTTAGGTCACTACGGTTCACCACCACGACGCAAAGACTTTTTACAAGCCAAGGCTGACTTTGTACATGAAATGGCGAAATGGGGTGGTTTAGACAAACTACCTGCTGGTACTACCGTGTTAGATGTCGGGTGTGGAATCGGTGGCAGTAGCCGTATTTTAGCCAAAGAATACGGTTTTGAGGTAACAGGAGTTACCATTAGTCCCAAACAAGTACAACGAGCTACAGAACTAACCCCTGAAGATGTTAGTGCGAAATTTCAGGTAGATGATGCTTTAGCACTTTCTTTTCCAGATAATAGTTTTGACGTGGTTTGGTCTATTGAAGCTGGCCCCCATATGCCAGATAAAGCTAAATATGCCTCAGAAATGATGCGAGTCTTAAAACCTGGAGGTATTTTAGTCGTAGCGGACTGGAACCAACGGGATGACCGTCAGAAACCCCTCAATTTCTGGGAAAAACCTGTCATGCGCCAACTCTTAGACCAGTGGTCACATCCTGCTTTTTCTAGTATTGAAGGCTTTTCCGAACAAATCGCAGAAACAGGGTTAGTAGAAGGAGAAGTGGTAACAGCAGATTGGACCAAAGAAACTCTCCCTTCTTGGCTTGATTCTATCTGGCAAGGAATTATTAGACCCGAAGGCTTAATTAAGTTTGGTTTTTCAGGATTCATTAAATCCCTAAGAGAAGTGCCAACTATGTTATTAATGCGTCTTGGATTTGGTGCTGGTTTGTGTCGCTTTGGAATGTTTCGTGCGGTTAAGTCTCCTTCCGTATCCCAGTCAACCCAGACTGCCACAACTGAAACGGTTAACGCTTAA
- a CDS encoding dihydrolipoamide acetyltransferase family protein: protein MIHDIFMPALSSTMTEGKIVSWVKSPGDKVSKGETVVVVESDKADMDVESFYDGYLATILVEAGQEAPVGDAIALIAETEEEIAQAKAKGSSGLSTPPPESPPKKEEKQPSQAPATTATATATAPSSTNGKSNRIVASPRAKKLAKQLGISLNSVEGSGPYGRIVAEDIEKAAGKTPTPPSIPTQTTQPPKPTQTPTVAPATPTPAPVTAGETVPLNTLQKAVVQNMVATLQVPTFHVGYTITTDELDKLYKKLKPKGVTMTALLAKAVAVTLEKHPLVNANYSEQGIRYPQSINIAIAVAMPDGGLITPVLQNADKVDIYSLSRTWKDLVDRARAKQLQPEEYNSGTFTLSNLGMFGVDRFDAILPPGQGSILAIGASSPQVVATPDGLLGVKRQMAVNITCDHRIIYGSHAAAFLQEFANLLETDVQSLTM, encoded by the coding sequence ATGATTCACGATATTTTCATGCCTGCATTAAGTTCTACCATGACCGAGGGAAAAATTGTCTCTTGGGTGAAGTCTCCAGGGGATAAAGTTTCTAAAGGTGAAACCGTGGTCGTCGTAGAATCAGATAAAGCAGATATGGATGTAGAATCTTTCTATGATGGCTATCTAGCAACTATTTTAGTCGAAGCAGGGCAAGAAGCCCCCGTTGGAGATGCGATCGCTTTAATCGCAGAAACCGAAGAGGAAATTGCCCAAGCCAAAGCAAAAGGCTCCTCTGGTTTATCTACACCCCCCCCTGAGTCCCCCCCTAAAAAAGAAGAAAAACAACCCTCTCAAGCCCCTGCAACCACCGCTACAGCAACCGCTACAGCCCCCTCTTCAACTAACGGCAAAAGTAACCGCATTGTGGCTTCTCCCAGAGCCAAAAAATTAGCCAAACAATTAGGGATCTCTCTCAACAGTGTTGAAGGGAGTGGCCCCTATGGCAGAATTGTGGCAGAAGATATTGAAAAGGCCGCAGGAAAAACCCCTACACCCCCTTCTATTCCCACGCAAACCACCCAACCCCCTAAACCCACTCAAACCCCAACTGTGGCCCCTGCAACCCCAACACCAGCCCCTGTTACCGCAGGAGAAACCGTACCCCTCAATACCCTACAAAAAGCAGTGGTGCAAAACATGGTGGCTACCCTACAGGTTCCTACTTTCCATGTGGGTTATACCATTACCACCGATGAGTTAGATAAGCTCTATAAGAAACTGAAGCCCAAAGGGGTAACCATGACCGCATTATTGGCTAAAGCAGTGGCTGTTACCCTGGAAAAACATCCTTTAGTTAACGCCAATTACAGCGAGCAAGGCATTCGTTATCCTCAGTCGATTAATATTGCGATCGCCGTTGCTATGCCCGATGGTGGTTTAATTACTCCCGTCTTACAAAATGCCGACAAAGTTGACATCTATTCTCTATCTCGTACCTGGAAAGATTTAGTAGACAGAGCAAGAGCCAAGCAGTTACAACCAGAAGAATATAATAGCGGTACATTTACCCTATCCAATTTAGGAATGTTTGGCGTTGATCGCTTTGATGCCATTTTACCCCCCGGACAAGGTTCCATTTTAGCGATCGGTGCATCAAGTCCCCAAGTGGTAGCCACTCCCGATGGGTTATTAGGGGTTAAACGTCAAATGGCTGTTAATATTACCTGCGATCATCGTATTATTTACGGTTCCCATGCGGCTGCTTTCTTGCAAGAGTTTGCTAACTTGTTAGAAACAGATGTGCAATCTTTGACTATGTAA
- a CDS encoding type II secretion system protein, producing the protein MLFFKILASIYLLKVPISHQKEKKSDQGFTLLELLISGIIVGILSAIATPAYIATIDKFHYGEAKLQMGCIKRELEAFRFEKGYFPEDVNRDTVPAGIDCFVKSNTTLTPYNSTYDYENWSTNGGCVVKIAFLGKDREKQSANTRNLHQQSGFYDDRERDRNSDDLILSLGWQPPEVCG; encoded by the coding sequence ATGCTTTTTTTCAAAATTTTAGCTTCTATTTATTTGTTGAAAGTACCTATTAGCCATCAGAAAGAAAAAAAGTCCGATCAAGGATTTACGTTACTAGAATTGTTGATTTCAGGGATAATTGTCGGAATTTTATCTGCTATTGCTACACCAGCTTATATTGCCACTATTGATAAATTTCATTATGGAGAAGCTAAACTTCAGATGGGTTGTATTAAACGGGAATTAGAAGCATTTAGATTTGAAAAAGGATATTTTCCCGAAGACGTAAACCGTGATACCGTACCAGCAGGAATAGATTGTTTTGTGAAAAGCAATACAACTTTAACCCCTTATAATTCAACCTATGATTATGAAAATTGGTCAACTAACGGAGGTTGTGTGGTAAAAATTGCTTTTTTGGGCAAAGATCGAGAAAAACAGTCTGCTAATACCCGCAATTTACATCAACAATCAGGGTTTTATGACGACCGAGAGAGAGATAGAAATAGTGATGATTTAATTTTGAGTTTAGGATGGCAACCCCCCGAAGTGTGTGGTTAG
- a CDS encoding DoxX family protein: MNTSILSLVFKPNVKPSIASQTAWAIFRVVVGLMMIHNGLDKLGNIESFAEAYVSYIGLPFPIFFSYVAAFTELIGAPLVAIGLFTRPAALGLFSTMLVAMYHHILVAGFSIPYLELSAIYAACFLFFLVNGAGLFSTDALILNWLDSQAFNEKAKQLMLLEKSYQVSPNKKEKQMR, translated from the coding sequence ATGAATACATCAATACTTAGTTTAGTCTTCAAACCCAATGTAAAGCCTAGCATTGCGTCCCAAACCGCTTGGGCAATTTTTCGGGTGGTTGTCGGTTTAATGATGATCCATAATGGACTGGATAAATTAGGCAATATCGAAAGCTTTGCAGAAGCTTATGTATCTTATATTGGGCTACCTTTTCCCATTTTCTTTAGTTATGTAGCTGCTTTTACTGAATTAATCGGTGCGCCTTTAGTTGCCATTGGTTTATTCACTCGTCCGGCTGCTTTAGGGTTATTTTCAACCATGCTTGTGGCGATGTACCATCATATTTTAGTTGCAGGGTTTAGTATTCCTTATCTCGAACTCTCTGCTATCTATGCAGCTTGTTTTCTCTTCTTTTTAGTTAATGGTGCCGGTTTATTTTCCACCGATGCTTTAATCTTGAACTGGTTAGATAGTCAAGCTTTCAACGAAAAAGCTAAGCAACTCATGTTGTTAGAAAAATCTTATCAAGTTTCTCCCAATAAGAAAGAAAAACAAATGCGATAG
- a CDS encoding cation:proton antiporter, with protein sequence MEASFELTLQIVMAVLAGISAQVIAEFFKVPSIVFLLLFGIILGADGLNFLHPHDLGVGLEVLVALSVAIILFEGGLNLELRDLGRVSGSLRNLVTFGTLITLVGGGMAAHWLAEFPWSIAFLYAALVVVTGPTVISPLLKQVEVDRKVATLLESEGVLIDPVGAILAVVVLDTILNSSATPVEIFSGLLLRFAIGAIIGGISGVLLGFILKNTPFLSEDLRNLVVLAGVWGLFGLAQLSRSESGLMATVVAGIVLRASSIPDERLLRRFKGQLTVLCVSVLFILLAADLSIDSIFALGWGSILTVLALMWVVRPISVAFCTINSDLNWRQKFFLGWIAPRGIVSASVASLFAILLTQKGINGGDSIKALVFLTIMMTVFIQGLSARWVAKGLKITAVEATGAVIVGCNALGRLMGRLFEQRGESVVLIDTDPEACQQAEAEGLSVFQSSALDPDVLEEAGIESMGTFMALTSNGQVNLVLAQRATEEFKPPRVFAIFPSNAPQDNSANKSNKSNNTKISPAFVDQQLIKMWNQYLTEGQFKLGITDFREPGLSFKQAHFQALIREGEVLPLLIKRKGSLQVVQATQNWQEGDEVTYLFHDPRPKLLKRLSGGSQISKELTAERLPEVEEVPLAEPVENSLSEPPIDTLDNPRKSEAKS encoded by the coding sequence ATGGAAGCATCCTTTGAACTCACCCTGCAAATTGTGATGGCTGTTCTTGCAGGCATCAGTGCGCAAGTCATTGCTGAATTTTTTAAGGTTCCTAGCATTGTCTTTCTGCTTCTGTTTGGTATTATACTCGGAGCCGATGGCCTCAATTTCCTTCATCCCCATGACTTAGGAGTAGGCTTAGAGGTTTTAGTCGCCCTTTCTGTCGCTATTATTCTCTTTGAAGGAGGCTTGAACCTGGAATTACGGGACTTAGGACGAGTCTCAGGCAGTCTCCGCAATTTAGTCACCTTCGGAACCCTAATTACCCTAGTGGGAGGAGGGATGGCCGCCCATTGGTTAGCTGAGTTTCCTTGGTCTATTGCTTTTCTCTACGCAGCCTTGGTTGTCGTTACAGGACCAACGGTCATTAGTCCCCTACTCAAACAAGTCGAAGTCGACCGCAAAGTAGCCACCCTACTCGAAAGCGAAGGGGTTCTCATCGACCCCGTGGGAGCCATTTTAGCGGTGGTGGTTCTGGATACCATTTTAAATAGTAGTGCCACCCCTGTGGAAATTTTTAGCGGTTTGCTATTACGGTTTGCCATTGGTGCTATTATTGGGGGAATTAGTGGTGTATTACTGGGTTTTATTCTCAAAAACACCCCATTTCTTTCAGAGGATTTGAGAAACTTAGTAGTATTAGCTGGAGTTTGGGGGTTATTTGGGTTAGCTCAACTCAGCCGTAGTGAATCTGGGTTAATGGCGACGGTAGTAGCAGGGATTGTGTTGAGGGCTTCATCCATTCCTGATGAACGATTATTGAGGCGGTTTAAGGGACAACTCACGGTTCTCTGTGTCTCGGTGTTATTTATTCTCTTAGCTGCTGATCTCTCCATTGACAGTATTTTTGCTTTAGGATGGGGTAGCATTTTAACGGTTCTGGCCTTAATGTGGGTAGTACGACCCATTAGTGTTGCTTTTTGCACCATTAATAGCGATCTAAATTGGCGACAAAAGTTCTTTTTAGGATGGATTGCTCCGAGGGGGATTGTTTCGGCTTCGGTTGCTTCTTTATTTGCCATTTTACTGACTCAAAAAGGAATTAATGGGGGTGACTCTATTAAAGCCTTAGTCTTCCTAACCATTATGATGACCGTGTTTATTCAAGGCTTATCCGCCCGTTGGGTAGCCAAAGGACTAAAAATTACAGCAGTCGAAGCGACAGGGGCTGTTATTGTGGGTTGTAACGCCTTGGGCCGACTGATGGGGCGATTATTTGAGCAGCGTGGGGAATCAGTAGTATTAATTGATACAGACCCAGAAGCCTGTCAACAAGCTGAAGCCGAAGGCTTATCAGTGTTTCAAAGTAGCGCACTTGATCCCGATGTATTAGAAGAAGCAGGTATTGAGTCGATGGGGACTTTTATGGCTTTGACTAGCAATGGTCAAGTGAATTTAGTGTTAGCCCAACGAGCTACAGAAGAATTTAAACCCCCCAGAGTCTTTGCTATTTTTCCCAGTAACGCCCCTCAAGATAATAGTGCCAATAAAAGCAATAAAAGCAATAACACGAAAATTAGCCCTGCTTTTGTGGATCAACAGTTGATCAAAATGTGGAATCAATACTTAACAGAAGGGCAATTTAAGTTAGGGATTACAGATTTTCGAGAACCCGGCCTTTCTTTTAAACAAGCCCATTTTCAAGCATTAATTCGGGAAGGAGAGGTACTACCCCTTCTAATTAAACGCAAGGGTAGTTTACAAGTGGTTCAAGCAACTCAAAATTGGCAAGAAGGGGATGAAGTGACCTATCTTTTTCATGATCCTCGTCCGAAACTCCTCAAACGTCTCTCCGGAGGGAGTCAAATCTCTAAAGAATTGACTGCCGAACGGTTACCAGAAGTAGAAGAGGTTCCTCTAGCTGAGCCGGTGGAAAATTCTCTCTCTGAGCCTCCTATAGATACCCTTGATAATCCTCGAAAGTCAGAAGCAAAAAGCTAA
- a CDS encoding GIY-YIG nuclease family protein codes for MEWKKWEHTSFKLKDCLPSYSGIYIVADKDDHIWYVGQAKDIQSRWQGQSHHRYSQLKRSNKKYNYTIYYHPFPIEQLDEK; via the coding sequence ATGGAATGGAAAAAATGGGAGCATACATCCTTCAAGTTAAAAGATTGTCTTCCCTCTTATTCAGGTATCTATATCGTTGCAGATAAAGATGATCATATTTGGTATGTCGGACAAGCTAAGGATATACAATCAAGATGGCAAGGTCAAAGTCATCATCGATATTCTCAACTGAAACGATCCAATAAAAAATATAATTACACTATCTATTATCATCCTTTTCCTATTGAACAACTAGACGAGAAATAA
- a CDS encoding DUF2949 domain-containing protein: protein MLEKLIIFLQDELEIPAEQVKLALRHTQAIPSQVPMQLWKYGLIDMTQLEKIFDWLE, encoded by the coding sequence ATGTTAGAAAAATTAATTATTTTTTTACAAGATGAATTAGAAATTCCGGCTGAGCAAGTTAAGTTAGCCCTAAGGCATACCCAAGCCATTCCCTCTCAAGTACCGATGCAACTATGGAAATATGGTTTAATTGATATGACTCAACTCGAAAAAATTTTTGATTGGTTAGAATAG
- a CDS encoding tetratricopeptide repeat protein → MIRCILSVLIILVLWAGVTPIGLAQTQENPTIIEEKVQQGEAIAQKAIEATENGDFGQAEAYWTELVEAFPSNPAVWSNRGNARVSQNKLEAAIADFNEAIKLAPDAPDPYLNRGTALEGQGNYEAAIADYNRVLELNPNDAMAYNNRGNAESGQGDWDKALTDYQKAVEIAPNFAFARANAALVYYQIGNQGEAITEMRNLVRKYPMFPDMRAALTAVLWNMGQQGEAESHWVAAVGMDNRYQDLNWVKNIRRWPPQMVAALDKFLNLK, encoded by the coding sequence ATGATTCGCTGTATTTTAAGTGTACTGATTATCTTAGTCTTATGGGCTGGAGTCACTCCCATAGGATTAGCACAAACTCAAGAGAATCCCACTATTATAGAAGAAAAAGTACAACAAGGGGAAGCGATCGCACAAAAAGCCATAGAAGCCACAGAAAATGGAGATTTTGGCCAAGCGGAAGCCTATTGGACTGAGTTAGTTGAAGCATTTCCCAGTAACCCAGCAGTGTGGAGTAACCGAGGGAATGCCCGTGTGAGTCAAAATAAACTAGAAGCAGCGATCGCAGATTTTAATGAAGCCATTAAATTAGCCCCAGATGCTCCCGATCCCTATCTTAATCGAGGAACGGCATTAGAAGGCCAGGGAAACTATGAAGCAGCGATCGCAGATTATAATCGGGTCTTAGAACTCAATCCTAATGATGCAATGGCTTATAATAATCGGGGTAATGCCGAAAGTGGTCAAGGGGACTGGGACAAAGCGTTAACCGATTATCAAAAAGCGGTAGAAATTGCCCCTAATTTTGCCTTTGCCCGTGCTAATGCAGCCCTGGTTTACTATCAAATAGGAAACCAGGGAGAAGCCATCACAGAAATGCGTAATTTAGTGCGTAAATACCCAATGTTTCCCGATATGAGGGCAGCGTTAACAGCCGTTTTATGGAATATGGGACAACAAGGGGAAGCAGAAAGTCATTGGGTGGCTGCGGTTGGTATGGATAACCGTTATCAAGACCTCAACTGGGTGAAAAATATTCGTCGTTGGCCACCGCAAATGGTTGCCGCTTTAGATAAGTTTCTTAACCTAAAATAA
- a CDS encoding DUF1830 domain-containing protein: protein MAQILDPIPTGQRNVLLCCYVNATNHIQVARITNIDNWYFERVVFPGQRLVFEALPKAQLEIHTGMMASAILSDTIPCERLCISDGSDDEIEEEFVSVSASTDKKQTIQPSDKHNYPFTHLKAALV, encoded by the coding sequence ATGGCTCAGATCCTTGATCCCATTCCAACTGGGCAAAGAAATGTACTACTTTGCTGCTATGTAAACGCAACGAATCATATTCAGGTTGCTCGTATTACCAACATAGACAACTGGTATTTTGAGCGAGTTGTTTTCCCAGGACAACGCCTTGTTTTTGAAGCTTTGCCCAAGGCACAACTTGAAATTCATACGGGAATGATGGCTAGTGCCATTCTCTCAGATACCATTCCTTGTGAGCGTCTTTGTATAAGCGATGGAAGCGATGACGAAATAGAGGAAGAATTTGTTTCTGTTAGTGCTTCTACTGATAAAAAACAAACCATACAACCCAGTGATAAACACAACTATCCATTCACCCATTTAAAAGCTGCATTAGTTTAA
- a CDS encoding SDR family NAD(P)-dependent oxidoreductase: MKVLGKTALVTGASRGIGRAIALELAQQGIKRLLLVARNRVNLTAVAEEIQATEAKIEVIILPLDIRNSVSVTTAIAQAWRDYGPIDILVNCAGVAHQSSFLYSKLSQVEDELSVNLMGTYHITRVVARRMAAQKQGTIINVSSLMGKIAAPTMATYSATKFALLGFTQALRSELAPYNIRVIALLPSLTDTDMVQGLEWFRFMKPVVPKKVAQALVIGLQKDMSEIVVGWQSHLALWCQRLIPWLMQQITAMAAPLSQKSHSTQRVAKIS, translated from the coding sequence GTGAAAGTATTAGGAAAAACTGCCCTCGTTACCGGAGCATCTCGTGGAATTGGTCGTGCGATCGCCCTCGAATTAGCTCAACAAGGGATTAAACGCTTATTATTAGTGGCTCGCAACCGAGTTAATTTAACGGCGGTTGCTGAAGAAATTCAAGCCACAGAAGCTAAGATAGAAGTGATTATTCTTCCCTTAGATATTAGAAACTCTGTTAGTGTCACCACTGCTATCGCTCAAGCGTGGCGAGATTACGGCCCCATTGATATTTTGGTTAACTGTGCAGGAGTAGCGCATCAAAGCTCTTTCCTTTATTCTAAATTATCCCAAGTCGAAGACGAACTTTCCGTTAATTTGATGGGGACTTATCATATTACAAGAGTGGTGGCACGACGCATGGCCGCTCAAAAACAAGGAACCATCATCAATGTTTCTAGTTTAATGGGTAAAATTGCTGCCCCTACTATGGCTACCTATTCCGCTACAAAATTCGCCCTTTTGGGCTTTACCCAAGCGTTACGAAGCGAATTAGCTCCCTATAATATTCGAGTTATCGCTTTGCTACCTTCTTTAACGGATACAGATATGGTGCAAGGTTTAGAGTGGTTTCGCTTCATGAAACCGGTTGTTCCGAAAAAAGTGGCTCAAGCTTTAGTAATAGGGTTACAAAAAGATATGTCAGAAATTGTCGTTGGATGGCAAAGCCATTTAGCCTTATGGTGTCAACGGTTAATACCTTGGTTGATGCAACAAATTACAGCGATGGCTGCCCCTTTGTCTCAAAAATCTCACTCAACTCAACGAGTTGCAAAGATAAGCTAA